Proteins encoded in a region of the Magallana gigas chromosome 8, xbMagGiga1.1, whole genome shotgun sequence genome:
- the LOC105337237 gene encoding anionic trypsin-2: protein MRVVNLIVVLYLGCSAVFGDDHILSRVRRIIGGRPLTDGEAPYLTFVFVGSDSRGKRSIFRSLEERTTQPPPTPRYDDAEVFCTGSLVNEQWALTAAHCFDGTSESGQILRNPNLWKLKLGSTSLRFQNTQGKRKFNRLSWLKKLRWFRKTDFHSPQYVDIDRIIIHPDYTIDSAAKDDIALLRLRDPVSFGPYVNNIELNTEDDFPPDGEDCFAQGWGCTSNNDQQPSTVAKTVDLPIFDSADCSSQVDIEYALCAGEFDQNKGICSGDSGGPLICERDGKLLQVGVTSLAREQDPGNAPGIFTRVSKYVEWIESITG, encoded by the exons GTGATGACCATATACTGTCACGTGTTCGGCGCATCATTGGGGGGAGACCCTTGACAGATGGCGAGGCTCCCTACCTTACCTTTGTTTTCGTCGGTAGCGATTCTCGAGGCAAGCGAAGCATTTTCCGATCTCTTGAAGAACGAACGACTCAACCACCACCTACCCCCCGCTATGATGACGCAGAAGTATTCTGTACCGGATCTCTAGTTAACGAACAATGGGCACTGACAGCGGCTCATTGCTTTGACGGAACTTCTGA GTCTGGTCAAATTCTAAGAAACCCTAATTTGTGGAAATTGAAGCTTGGATCTACTTCTCTTCGa TTTCAGAATACACagggaaaaagaaaatttaatagaCTTTCGTGGTTGAAGAAATTGCGATGGTTCCGAAAAACCGATTTTCATAGTCCACAGTATGTGGACATCGATAGGATCATCATCCATCCCGACTACACCATAG attCTGCTGCTAAAGATGACATTGCTCTGCTACGCCTTCGAGATCCAGTCTCGTTTGGTCCGTACGTCAACAACATCGAACTGAACACGGAAGACGATTTCCCGCCAGACGGAGAAGACTGTTTCGCACAGGGCTGGGGCTGTACCTCAAATAACG ATCAACAGCCAAGCACTGTAGCAAAAACAGTCGATCTTCCGATCTTTGATTCAGCCGATTGCAGCTCTCAGGTGGATATTGAATATGCTCTCTGTGCGGGggaatttgaccaaaataaaGGAATTTGCTCT GGTGACAGCGGTGGTCCGTTAATATGTGAGCGAGATGGAAAACTTCTGCAAGTTGGAGTTACAAGCCTTGCCAGAGAACAAGACCCTGGAAATGCCCCCGGCATTTTCACGCGGGTCTCTAAGTATGTAGAGTGGATAGAGAGCATCACTGGTTAG